From a single Xiphophorus maculatus strain JP 163 A chromosome 5, X_maculatus-5.0-male, whole genome shotgun sequence genomic region:
- the LOC102233710 gene encoding GRB2-related adapter protein-like isoform X2 yields the protein MEAVALFSFTASEADEISFQKGDIVKVVEMERDSFWFTAEIEGKRGFIPENYISLHPHLWFAGAISRLEAEQRLCWQDPGVFLVRASESAPGEFSLSVSYGDRVEHFRVLEDGGQYYIWDKAFCSLNRLVEFYRAHSITMEKVVHLRDYPSFHLKKPRVAHALCDYTPSQTTHLHFQRDEIIDLLDCSSSLSWRGRCRGRVGIFPPEFVQPVLH from the exons ATGGAGGCTGTGGCTCTCTTCTCTTTCACAGCATCAGAGGCAGATGAGATCAGCTTCCAGAAAGGAGACATCGTCAAG GTGGTAGAAATGGAGAGAGACTCTTTCTGGTTCACAGCTGAGATTGAGGGGAAACGTGGATTCATACCTGAGAACTACATCTCTCTGCACCCTCATCT ctGGTTTGCAGGAGCGATATCAAGACTGGAGGCTGAACAACGACTGTGCTGGCAGGATCCTGGAGTATTTCTAGTGCGGGCGAGTGAATCAGCTCCAGGAgagttctctctctctgttag CTATGGTGACAGGGTGGAGCACTTCAGGGTCCTGGAGGATGGTGGTCAGTACTACATCTGGGATAAGGCATTCTGCTCCCTCAACCGCCTAGTGGAGTTCTACAGAGCACACAGCATCACCATGGAGAAAGTGGTCCACCTCAGGGATTACCCCTCCTTTCACCTGA AGAAGCCTCGGGTGGCCCATGCTCTCTGCGACTACACCCCCTCCCAGACCACTCACCTTCACTTCCAGCGCGATGAAATCATTGACCTGCTGGATTGTTCCAGCTCCCTCAGCTGGAGGGGACGCTGCCGCGGCAGAGTGGGCATCTTCCCTCCAGAGTTTGTCCAACCAGTGCTCCATTAA
- the LOC102233710 gene encoding GRB2-related adapter protein-like isoform X1, with product MEAVALFSFTASEADEISFQKGDIVKVVEMERDSFWFTAEIEGKRGFIPENYISLHPHLWFAGAISRLEAEQRLCWQDPGVFLVRASESAPGEFSLSVSYGDRVEHFRVLEDGGQYYIWDKAFCSLNRLVEFYRAHSITMEKVVHLRDYPSFHLNSHLGLNPYPNPYNSNLLESTAALTRLPETGRPPHLHSNQF from the exons ATGGAGGCTGTGGCTCTCTTCTCTTTCACAGCATCAGAGGCAGATGAGATCAGCTTCCAGAAAGGAGACATCGTCAAG GTGGTAGAAATGGAGAGAGACTCTTTCTGGTTCACAGCTGAGATTGAGGGGAAACGTGGATTCATACCTGAGAACTACATCTCTCTGCACCCTCATCT ctGGTTTGCAGGAGCGATATCAAGACTGGAGGCTGAACAACGACTGTGCTGGCAGGATCCTGGAGTATTTCTAGTGCGGGCGAGTGAATCAGCTCCAGGAgagttctctctctctgttag CTATGGTGACAGGGTGGAGCACTTCAGGGTCCTGGAGGATGGTGGTCAGTACTACATCTGGGATAAGGCATTCTGCTCCCTCAACCGCCTAGTGGAGTTCTACAGAGCACACAGCATCACCATGGAGAAAGTGGTCCACCTCAGGGATTACCCCTCCTTTCACCTGAACTCACATCTTGGACTCAACCCCTACCCCAACCCGTATAATAGCAACTTGCTGGAGTCCACCGCCGCCCTAACCCGTCTCCCAGAGACTGGCAGACCTCCGCACCTTCACTCAAACCAGTTTTAG